From a region of the Kaistia sp. 32K genome:
- a CDS encoding ATP-dependent Clp protease proteolytic subunit: MKDPIDLYMNTLVPMVVEQTNRGERAYDIYSRLLKERIIFVTGPVEDYMATLITAQLLFLEAENPKKEISMYINSPGGVVSSGLAIYDTMQFIKPAVSTLCVGQAASMGSLLLTAGEKGMRFALPNARVMVHQPSGGYQGQVTDILIHAREVESLRKRLNEIYVQHTGQDMKTVEDALERDNFMVAEKAVEFGLIDQVLTNRDALEAVKKD; this comes from the coding sequence ATGAAGGATCCTATCGACCTCTATATGAACACGCTGGTGCCGATGGTGGTCGAGCAGACCAATCGCGGCGAGCGTGCCTACGACATTTATTCGCGTCTGCTGAAAGAGCGCATCATCTTCGTCACGGGTCCGGTCGAGGACTATATGGCGACGCTGATCACCGCCCAGCTTCTCTTCCTCGAGGCCGAGAACCCGAAGAAAGAGATCTCGATGTACATCAACTCGCCGGGTGGCGTGGTGTCGTCGGGGCTCGCGATCTACGACACGATGCAGTTCATCAAGCCGGCCGTGTCGACGCTCTGCGTCGGACAGGCGGCCTCGATGGGCTCGCTGCTGCTGACGGCAGGCGAGAAGGGCATGCGCTTCGCGCTGCCGAACGCCCGCGTCATGGTGCATCAGCCCTCCGGCGGCTATCAGGGCCAGGTGACGGACATCCTGATCCATGCCCGCGAGGTCGAGAGCCTGCGCAAGCGGCTTAACGAGATCTACGTGCAGCACACCGGCCAGGACATGAAGACCGTTGAAGACGCGCTCGAGCGCGACAACTTCATGGTTGCCGAGAAGGCCGTCGAGTTCGGCCTGATCGACCAGGTCCTGACCAATCGTGATGCGCTCGAGGCGGTCAAGAAAGACTGA
- a CDS encoding TIGR01244 family sulfur transferase: MTALIQINDDFFVAGQIALQDFATLAGQGFKAVVNNRPDGEEPSQPSSAEEAAAAAAAGVRYEQIPVTGPSISEADVRALQAVLAETDGPVLAHCRSGTRSLTLYAIGEVLDGRMQRDELQAFGIDHGIDLRGAEAWLARNGR; this comes from the coding sequence ATGACCGCTCTCATCCAGATCAACGACGATTTCTTCGTGGCCGGCCAGATCGCGCTGCAGGATTTCGCCACCCTCGCCGGCCAGGGCTTCAAGGCCGTCGTCAACAATCGCCCGGACGGCGAAGAGCCGAGCCAGCCGAGCTCCGCCGAGGAAGCGGCTGCCGCCGCTGCTGCCGGCGTCCGCTATGAGCAGATCCCGGTCACCGGCCCGTCGATCAGCGAAGCGGACGTGCGCGCGCTGCAGGCCGTCCTCGCCGAGACGGACGGCCCCGTCCTCGCGCATTGCCGGAGCGGCACCCGCTCGCTGACGCTCTACGCGATCGGCGAAGTGCTCGATGGCCGCATGCAGCGCGATGAATTGCAGGCCTTCGGCATCGATCACGGCATCGACCTGCGCGGTGCGGAGGCATGGCTGGCCCGCAACGGCCGCTAA
- the tig gene encoding trigger factor produces the protein MQVTETLAEGLKRELKIVVPATDLESRLSARLEEMKGQVQLKGFRPGKVPVAHLRRIYGKSAMAEIVQNILNENARKTLEERGERAALQPSFELPEDETDAGQVLEGKKDLSYTMSYEVLPKFELGDLNGIAIERPVAEVSDEEVDTEVKRLARDSAEYQPKDGEAADGDRLTISYLGKIDGVPFDGGADDNAFVQLGSGRFIPGFEEQLLGAKAGEERVLNVTFPEAYGAAQLAGKAATFDVVVKEVSAPVEATIDDEWAKKFGIESLEELRATMRQQLESQLGAATRTKVKRQLLDKLDEKHAFELPPTMVEQEFQNVWNQVTQDLQRSGRSFADEDTTEEAAKADYRKIAERRVRLGLVLSEIGEKNSIQVTDEEVQRALVDRIRQFPGQEKQVYDFYRENPDALASLRAPIFEEKVVDYLLGLAAITDKTVSREDLMKDDEEEAKA, from the coding sequence ATGCAGGTGACCGAGACCCTCGCAGAGGGCCTGAAACGTGAACTCAAGATCGTGGTTCCGGCTACCGATCTCGAAAGCCGCCTTTCGGCGCGTCTGGAAGAGATGAAGGGCCAGGTCCAGCTCAAGGGCTTCCGTCCGGGCAAAGTGCCGGTTGCGCATCTGCGCCGGATCTACGGCAAGTCGGCTATGGCTGAGATCGTTCAGAACATCCTGAACGAGAACGCCCGCAAGACGCTTGAGGAGCGCGGCGAGCGCGCCGCCCTGCAGCCGAGCTTCGAGCTGCCCGAGGACGAGACCGACGCCGGCCAGGTGCTCGAAGGCAAGAAGGACCTCTCCTACACGATGTCCTACGAAGTTCTGCCGAAGTTCGAGCTCGGCGACCTCAACGGCATCGCGATCGAGCGTCCGGTCGCCGAAGTCTCCGACGAGGAAGTCGACACCGAGGTCAAGCGTCTGGCTCGCGATTCGGCCGAGTACCAGCCGAAGGACGGCGAGGCTGCTGACGGCGACCGCCTGACGATCTCCTATCTCGGCAAGATCGACGGCGTTCCCTTCGACGGCGGCGCCGACGACAACGCTTTCGTCCAGCTCGGTTCGGGCCGGTTCATTCCGGGCTTCGAGGAGCAGCTTCTCGGCGCCAAGGCCGGCGAAGAGCGCGTCCTGAACGTGACCTTCCCCGAGGCCTACGGCGCTGCGCAGCTCGCCGGCAAGGCCGCGACCTTCGACGTCGTCGTCAAGGAAGTCTCGGCTCCGGTCGAGGCGACGATCGATGACGAGTGGGCCAAGAAGTTCGGCATCGAATCGCTCGAAGAACTGCGCGCGACGATGCGCCAGCAGCTCGAGAGCCAGCTCGGCGCCGCGACCCGCACCAAGGTCAAGCGCCAGCTGCTCGACAAGCTCGACGAGAAGCACGCGTTCGAACTGCCGCCGACCATGGTCGAGCAGGAGTTCCAGAACGTCTGGAACCAGGTCACGCAGGACCTGCAGCGTTCGGGCCGCAGCTTCGCCGACGAGGACACGACGGAAGAGGCCGCCAAGGCCGACTACCGCAAGATCGCCGAGCGCCGCGTGCGCCTCGGTCTCGTCCTCTCGGAAATCGGCGAGAAGAACTCGATCCAGGTCACCGACGAGGAAGTGCAGCGCGCTCTCGTCGACCGGATCCGTCAGTTCCCGGGTCAGGAGAAGCAGGTCTACGACTTCTACCGCGAGAATCCGGACGCGCTGGCAAGCCTGCGCGCGCCGATCTTCGAGGAGAAGGTCGTCGACTACCTGCTCGGCCTCGCTGCGATCACCGACAAGACGGTTTCGCGCGAAGACCTGATGAAGGACGACGAGGAAGAAGCGAAGGCCTGA
- a CDS encoding NAD(P)H-hydrate dehydratase, whose protein sequence is MLELLTPAEMAEADRLTIAAGTPGIALMEVAGRAVADAVAPWSRETPVVIACGPGNNGGDGFVAARLLAERGYRVQLGLLGALDRLKGDAALAAAAWKGETLPLGALDFAGAGVIIDALFGAGLDRGIAGEAAEAIAAINASKAHVVAVDLPSGIQGETGEVLGVAVRADETVTFFRPKPGHVLMPGRAHVGRLAVADIGISPAVLDAISPRACLNRPELWLPVLPTLKVDGHKYDRGHAVIVSGGMTQTGAARLAARAALRVGAGLVTLASPPDALAVNAAHLTAIMLKRIEGAAGLSALLGDHRLNSVGLGPGLGPAEVAGPLVEAALASQAAVVIDADGLSAFRDAPERLFAAIRARSAPVVLTPHDGEFARLFPDLAALPGKLDRARQAAARSGAVVLLKGADTTVADPEGRAAIADNAPPYLATAGSGDTLAGMIVGLLADGMPVFEATAAAVWLHGEAGALLGRGLIAEDLADALPRVFKRLFV, encoded by the coding sequence ATGTTGGAGCTATTGACGCCGGCGGAAATGGCCGAGGCGGACCGCCTGACGATCGCGGCGGGAACCCCGGGCATCGCGCTGATGGAAGTGGCCGGGCGCGCCGTCGCCGACGCCGTCGCGCCCTGGTCGCGCGAGACGCCGGTCGTCATTGCCTGCGGACCGGGCAACAATGGCGGCGACGGGTTCGTTGCCGCCCGGCTGCTGGCCGAGCGGGGCTACCGGGTTCAGCTCGGCCTGCTCGGGGCGCTCGACCGCCTGAAGGGCGACGCAGCGCTCGCGGCGGCTGCCTGGAAAGGCGAGACGCTCCCACTCGGCGCGCTCGATTTCGCCGGCGCCGGCGTGATCATCGATGCGCTGTTCGGCGCCGGGCTTGATCGGGGGATTGCTGGCGAGGCGGCCGAGGCGATCGCCGCCATCAATGCCTCGAAGGCGCATGTCGTCGCCGTCGATCTTCCGAGCGGCATCCAGGGCGAGACGGGCGAGGTGCTCGGCGTCGCCGTCCGCGCCGACGAGACGGTGACGTTCTTCCGGCCGAAGCCGGGCCATGTGCTGATGCCGGGCAGGGCGCATGTCGGGCGCCTGGCCGTCGCCGATATCGGTATTTCTCCCGCCGTCCTCGACGCCATCAGTCCCCGCGCGTGCCTCAATCGCCCGGAGCTCTGGCTGCCGGTCCTGCCGACCCTCAAGGTCGATGGTCACAAATACGACCGCGGTCATGCGGTCATCGTTTCCGGCGGCATGACGCAGACCGGGGCGGCGCGGCTCGCCGCGCGCGCGGCGCTCCGGGTCGGGGCAGGGCTGGTGACGCTCGCCTCGCCGCCGGACGCGCTGGCGGTCAACGCGGCGCATCTGACCGCCATCATGCTGAAGCGGATCGAGGGCGCGGCGGGGCTTTCCGCCCTGCTTGGGGATCACCGGCTGAACAGCGTCGGCCTCGGTCCCGGGCTCGGGCCGGCCGAGGTGGCGGGGCCTCTGGTCGAGGCGGCGTTGGCTTCCCAGGCGGCCGTCGTGATCGACGCGGACGGCCTGTCGGCGTTTCGCGATGCGCCGGAGCGCCTCTTCGCCGCGATCCGGGCAAGATCGGCGCCCGTCGTGCTGACGCCGCATGACGGCGAGTTCGCACGGCTCTTTCCGGACCTGGCAGCCCTGCCGGGCAAGCTCGACCGCGCCAGGCAGGCTGCAGCGCGTTCCGGCGCCGTCGTGCTGTTGAAGGGCGCCGATACGACGGTGGCCGATCCCGAGGGGCGGGCCGCGATCGCCGACAATGCGCCGCCCTATCTCGCGACGGCCGGATCCGGCGATACGCTCGCCGGCATGATCGTCGGGCTGCTGGCGGACGGCATGCCTGTTTTCGAGGCGACGGCGGCGGCGGTCTGGCTGCATGGCGAGGCGGGGGCGCTTCTGGGGCGGGGATTGATCGCCGAAGACCTCGCCGACGCGCTTCCCCGTGTGTTTAAGCGGCTTTTCGTTTGA
- the glnA gene encoding type I glutamate--ammonia ligase: protein MTTAKDVLKLIKEQDVKYVDFRFTDPRGKWQHVTFDIGMIDEEIFAEGTMFDGSSIAGWKAINESDMLLMPDPSTATIDPFFAQSTLSIVCDVLEPSTGEAYDRDPRGIAKKAEAYLKQTKIGDTVYVGPEAEFFVFDDVKFSATPYNTGFKLDDIELPTNSDTDYESGNLGHRVRTKGGYFPVPPIDSLQDMRGDMLAAMQSMGVVVEKHHHEVASAQHELGVKFGTLVTMADHMQIYKYAIHNVANSYGKTATFMPKPVYGDNGSGMHVHQSIWKDGKPVFAGNEYADLSETCLYYIGGIIKHAKSLNAFTNPLTNSYKRLVPGYEAPVLLAYSARNRSASCRIPFATSPKAKRVEVRFPDPGANPYLAFAAMLMAGLDGIKNKIHPGAAMDKNLYDLPPKELKKIPTVCGSLREALVSLEKDNAYLLEGGVFSKSMIDAYIELKMEEVIRFEHTPHPVEFDMYYSV, encoded by the coding sequence ATGACGACCGCGAAAGACGTCCTGAAGCTCATCAAGGAGCAGGACGTGAAGTATGTGGATTTCCGGTTCACGGATCCGCGCGGCAAGTGGCAGCACGTGACGTTCGACATCGGCATGATCGACGAGGAAATCTTCGCCGAAGGCACGATGTTCGACGGTTCCTCGATCGCCGGCTGGAAGGCGATCAACGAGTCCGACATGCTGCTGATGCCCGATCCGTCCACCGCCACCATCGACCCGTTCTTCGCGCAGTCGACGCTCTCGATCGTTTGCGACGTGCTCGAGCCGTCGACCGGCGAAGCCTATGACCGCGATCCGCGCGGCATCGCCAAGAAGGCCGAAGCCTATCTGAAGCAGACCAAGATCGGCGACACCGTCTATGTCGGTCCGGAAGCCGAATTCTTCGTCTTCGACGACGTCAAGTTCTCGGCCACGCCGTACAACACGGGCTTCAAGCTCGACGACATCGAGCTGCCGACCAACTCCGACACCGACTACGAGAGCGGCAACCTCGGCCACCGCGTCCGCACCAAGGGCGGCTACTTCCCGGTTCCGCCGATCGACAGCCTGCAGGACATGCGCGGCGACATGCTGGCGGCCATGCAGTCGATGGGCGTCGTCGTCGAGAAGCACCACCACGAGGTGGCCTCGGCCCAGCACGAGCTCGGCGTCAAGTTCGGCACGCTCGTGACGATGGCCGACCACATGCAGATCTACAAGTACGCGATCCACAACGTCGCGAACTCGTATGGCAAGACTGCCACCTTCATGCCGAAGCCGGTCTATGGCGACAACGGCTCGGGCATGCATGTGCACCAGTCGATCTGGAAGGACGGCAAGCCGGTGTTCGCCGGCAACGAGTACGCCGATCTCTCCGAGACCTGCCTCTACTACATCGGCGGCATCATCAAGCATGCCAAGTCGCTGAACGCCTTCACCAACCCGCTGACCAACTCCTACAAGCGTCTGGTCCCGGGCTACGAGGCTCCGGTGCTGCTGGCCTACTCGGCCCGCAACCGTTCGGCTTCCTGCCGTATTCCGTTCGCCACCTCGCCGAAGGCGAAGCGCGTCGAAGTCCGCTTCCCGGATCCGGGCGCGAACCCCTACCTCGCCTTCGCCGCCATGCTGATGGCCGGCCTCGACGGCATCAAGAACAAGATCCATCCGGGCGCCGCGATGGACAAGAACCTCTATGACCTGCCTCCGAAGGAACTGAAGAAGATCCCGACGGTCTGCGGTTCGCTGCGCGAGGCGCTGGTGTCGCTCGAGAAGGACAACGCCTACCTGCTGGAAGGCGGCGTCTTCTCGAAGTCGATGATCGACGCCTACATCGAGCTCAAGATGGAAGAAGTCATCCGCTTCGAGCACACCCCGCATCCGGTCGAGTTCGACATGTACTACTCGGTCTGA
- a CDS encoding acyl-CoA thioesterase, whose protein sequence is MTAQNAPDFPHQTTIPVIRTIAMPHDTNPAGDIFGGWLMSQMDLGASTIATRRARGRTVTASVDGMSFLSPVFVGDEVTIYGRILSTGRSSMRVFVEAWRRNRESHDVTKVTEATFTFVAIDATRKSRPLPPEEE, encoded by the coding sequence ATGACCGCCCAGAACGCACCGGACTTCCCCCATCAGACGACAATCCCCGTCATCCGCACCATCGCCATGCCGCACGACACCAATCCGGCAGGCGACATTTTCGGCGGCTGGCTGATGTCGCAGATGGATCTGGGCGCGAGCACGATCGCGACCCGCCGCGCGCGGGGACGGACCGTGACAGCCTCGGTGGACGGAATGTCGTTTCTGAGCCCGGTCTTCGTCGGCGATGAAGTCACGATCTACGGGCGCATTCTCTCCACCGGGCGGTCCTCGATGCGCGTCTTCGTCGAAGCCTGGCGGCGCAACCGCGAGAGCCATGACGTCACCAAGGTGACGGAGGCGACCTTCACCTTCGTGGCGATCGACGCGACGCGCAAATCGCGGCCGCTGCCGCCGGAAGAGGAATAG
- a CDS encoding P-II family nitrogen regulator, translating to MKKIEAIIKPFKLDEVKEALQEVGLQGITVTEAKGFGRQKGHTELYRGAEYVVDFLPKVKVEIVLGDELVDRAVDAIRKAAQTGRIGDGKIFVSNIEEAVRIRTGESGLDAI from the coding sequence ATGAAAAAGATCGAAGCCATCATCAAGCCCTTCAAGCTGGATGAAGTGAAGGAGGCGCTGCAGGAGGTTGGCCTGCAGGGCATCACCGTCACCGAGGCCAAGGGCTTCGGCCGCCAGAAGGGTCACACCGAGCTCTACCGGGGCGCGGAATATGTCGTCGACTTCCTGCCGAAGGTGAAGGTCGAGATCGTGCTCGGCGACGAGCTGGTCGACCGCGCGGTCGACGCGATCCGCAAGGCCGCGCAGACCGGCCGCATCGGCGACGGCAAGATTTTCGTCTCCAACATCGAGGAAGCCGTTCGCATTCGCACCGGCGAAAGCGGACTGGACGCGATCTAA